The Ciconia boyciana chromosome 2, ASM3463844v1, whole genome shotgun sequence genome has a segment encoding these proteins:
- the MCMDC2 gene encoding minichromosome maintenance domain-containing protein 2, with translation MALLIYTFIIIIAWPVLTSFLHSLFQHFDKECKDLSWKMHREIQKNREIALVYLDRSGGLQKFVHDCKKYNDSKQSYAVYRFIISINPSDIAELDATLGNYILHNPIQAAQIFQSVCFIAIKTLSLIEQLQTEAQISILLKPTHLPPLPSYVLSLSAFPFIYTSQRFYMSEGIAIAMGTVTKYTQGARFLCTEETCPFSEGFRYIRVHLPGATESATVRNDFVCSLCSSPLQEDMKFRVLGDKQIVEMIDAKVLNALKGYSNAKSHFRIQAFTVFLRDELANKMKIGNHYKIIGIPACVQNGLQATACIEVNSVQLCKPNGPSFVSDNFKHLLSLTSSSCWRFTAILANVFASEVVPPGTYNTLKLAILLSLVQTCEKENADYLDLLIVTSDTLVIDRLLNYSICLLPRGIRHPPSSEIFPSVSKDKHGTGSASIQACSAVLAKGGICYIGDLSSYKKDKLELLQSVLESRMTTVFIPGKKYGEEADQQVTISVQTNFWSFVDADSSPKKHTQKDNFLIGQMDVSLIPPNLLDVFGLLIYSEFPSCQLSSPLVHHILKKAINPEAMLYKVSQQFRMQDYKEFIFFAKNLHVELSSEAENLIQGYYLASRRMRRDSIHGSTLSASALKILISLSKAHTKLSLRKKVLEEDALIAILLLESSLTLKHGKSALCIAPNPVFPFDLTDENSLQQRDSYLMQCHHQLLKFIGAYGPGIHLNTNEE, from the exons ATGGCTTTGTTAATATATACCTTTATTATTATCATAGCATGGCCAGTTCTAACGTCATTTCTTCACAGTTTATTCCAACATTTTGATAAAGAGTGCAAAGATCTTTCTTGGAAGATGCATcgtgaaatacagaaaaacagggaaattgCCCTTGTTTACCTTGACAGAAGTGGTGGCCTTCAGAAATTTGTGCACGATTGCAAAAAATACAATG ACTCAAAACAAAGTTACGCTGTTTATCGTTTCATTATTTCAATAAATCCTTCTGATATTGCTGAACTAGATGCAACTCTTGGAAACTACATTCTTCATAATCCCATACAAGCTGCACAGATTTTTCAGTCA GTATGTTTCATAGCTATTAAGACATTATCATTAATTGAACAACTGCAAACAGAGGCCCAG ATTAGTATACTGCTGAAACCAACACATTTGCCACCTTTACCAAGTTACGTTCTGAGTCTTTCTGCGTTTCCCTTTATTTACACATCTCAAAGATTTTATATGTCTGAAGGAATAGCGATTGCAATGGGAACTGTAACAAAATATACACAAGGAGCACGATTTCTTTGTACTGAGGAAACCTGTCCATTTTCTGaag ggTTTAGGTACATAAGAGTGCATCTGCCTGGAGCTACAGAATCTGCCACAGTGAGGAATGATTTTGTGTGTAGCTTGTGTTCTTCGCCACTGCAGGAAGACATGAAATTTAGAGTACTTGGTG ataaacAAATAGTTGAAATGATTGATGCAAAAGTTCTTAATGCTTTGAAAGGATATTCCAATGCTAAATCACACTTTAGGATTCAGGCATTTACAGTTTTCTTGAGAG aTGAACTGgccaataaaatgaaaataggaaaCCATTACAAGATTATAGGAATTCCAGCTTGTGTACAAAATGGCTTACAAGCTACAGCATGTATAGAAGTCAACAGCGTACAGCTCTGTAAACCAAATG gtCCTTCTTTTGTCAGTGATAATTTTAAGCATCTGCTCTCACTGACTTCAAGTTCATGCTGGAGGTTTACAGCCATCCTTGCCAATGTCTTTGCTTCTGAAGTTGTTCCACCAGGCACTTACAATACTCTTAAACTTGCAATATTGCTGAGTCTAGTACAGacatgtgaaaaagaaaatgcagattatCTGGATCTGTTGATTGTGACAAGCGACACACTAGTAATTGATAG GCTTCTGAATTACAGCATATGTCTTCTGCCTCGTGGCATACGACACCCACCTTCTAGtgaaatttttccttctgtgtccAAAGATAAACATGGAACTGGAAGTGCTAGTATTCAAgcttgcagtgctgtgctggctAAGGGTGGTATCTGTTACATAGGAGACTTATCTTCATATAAAAAGGATAAACTTGAACTTCTACAGTCCG TGCTAGAGAGCAGGATGACAACAGTATTCATTCCTGGGAAGAAGTATGGAGAAGAGGCTGACCAACAAGTTACCATTTCAGTTCAGACCAATTTTTGGTCTTTTGTAGATGCGGATTCTTCCCCAAAGAAACATACACAAAAGGATAACTTTTTAATTGGACAGATG GACGTGAGTTTGATTCCACCTAACCTTCTAGATGTTTTCGGGCTTTTGATCTACAGTGAGTTTCCTTCATGTCAACTATCGTCTCCTCTTGTACATCATATCTTGAAAAAAGCCATTAATCCTGAAGCCATGCTGTACAAAGTCTCACAGCAGTTCAGAATGCAGGATTACAAGGAG tttattttttttgctaagaaTCTTCATGTTGAACTGagttcagaagcagaaaacctCATTCAGGGCTACTATCTTGCAAGTCGCAGAATGCGAAGAGATTCTATTCATGGATCAACATTATCAGCATCTGCACTAAAAATTCT GATTTCACTGTCTAAGGCTCATACTAAACTAAGTTTAAGAAAGAAAGTACTTGAGGAAGATGCGCTGATTGCCATCTTGTTACTTGAATCATCTCTTACCCTAAAACACG GCAAGTCTGCATTATGCATAGCACCAAATCCTGTATTTCCATTTGACCTCACTGATGAAAATTCCCTGCAACAGAGAGATAGTTACCTAATGCAGTGTCACCATCAACTGCTGAAGTTTATTGGTGCATATGGCCCAGGAATTCACCTTAACACTAACGAAGAGTGA